In Schlegelella aquatica, one DNA window encodes the following:
- a CDS encoding DUF4832 domain-containing protein has product MGLGGLKRHGGGLRGRTGVALAALVAGALAGCGGGASQPPGADGGREGAATVASASLVPPQTFGTPVPEGWRQAAFTALAEEVPNPERGFYRWAWTPLDRLSRDDAADAYASGYRLLYGLVRLDAYRNKPLPQTLLDRLRTGLAAARAGGVKIVPRFVYNYPDSETAYRRAQDAPLERVLQHIAQLEPVLRENADVIAYFQAGFVGAWGEWHTSSNKLTEEPARTRIRDALLAALPADIAVQMRYPGHLIGWHPQPPTEAQAFDGSAVSRLGAHNDCFLASDTDVGTYSEDPVQRERERDYIAAVASIAPFGGETCNALDDPNARPRNHCTDILAEGRRFSLTYLNDQYYTEGFHDVWRAEGCHAEVQRSMGYRFELIEWAHAPEVASGSMLAARLALRNTGWARLYKARPVQLVWRQVGGATVHRAPVAGVDARRWLPGLTAALEFEVQAPSAPGTYELLLALPDGAPRLAGDPRYALRVANADDPASSQGWDAALGAFRLGTTVTVR; this is encoded by the coding sequence ATGGGGTTGGGCGGGCTCAAGCGACACGGGGGAGGGCTGCGCGGGCGGACCGGCGTCGCCCTGGCGGCGCTCGTGGCAGGGGCGCTGGCGGGCTGTGGAGGCGGCGCAAGCCAGCCGCCGGGGGCCGACGGGGGGCGGGAAGGGGCGGCGACGGTGGCGTCGGCGTCCCTCGTTCCGCCGCAGACCTTCGGAACGCCCGTGCCCGAGGGGTGGCGGCAGGCCGCCTTCACGGCGCTGGCCGAGGAGGTGCCCAATCCCGAGCGGGGGTTCTACCGCTGGGCCTGGACCCCGCTCGACCGACTCTCGCGGGACGACGCGGCCGACGCCTACGCCAGCGGCTACCGGCTGCTCTACGGCCTGGTGCGGCTCGACGCCTATCGCAACAAGCCCCTGCCGCAGACGCTGCTCGATCGGCTGCGAACGGGCCTGGCAGCGGCGCGTGCCGGGGGCGTGAAGATCGTGCCGCGCTTCGTCTACAACTACCCCGACAGCGAAACGGCCTACCGCCGCGCGCAGGACGCACCGCTGGAGCGGGTGCTGCAGCACATTGCACAGCTCGAGCCCGTCTTGCGCGAGAACGCCGACGTCATCGCCTACTTCCAGGCCGGCTTCGTCGGGGCGTGGGGCGAGTGGCACACTTCCTCGAACAAGCTCACCGAAGAGCCGGCCCGCACGCGCATCCGGGATGCACTGCTCGCCGCGCTGCCGGCCGACATCGCGGTCCAGATGCGCTACCCGGGCCACCTCATCGGCTGGCATCCGCAGCCGCCCACCGAGGCGCAAGCCTTCGACGGCAGTGCGGTTTCGCGCCTGGGCGCGCACAACGACTGCTTCCTTGCCAGCGACACCGACGTGGGCACCTACAGCGAGGACCCGGTGCAGCGCGAACGCGAGCGCGACTACATTGCCGCTGTCGCGAGCATCGCGCCCTTCGGCGGTGAGACGTGCAACGCGCTGGACGATCCGAACGCCCGGCCGCGCAACCACTGCACCGACATCCTGGCCGAGGGGCGGCGCTTCTCGCTCACCTACCTCAACGACCAGTACTACACGGAGGGGTTCCACGACGTGTGGCGGGCCGAGGGCTGCCATGCCGAGGTGCAGCGCTCGATGGGCTACCGGTTCGAGCTCATCGAATGGGCCCATGCGCCGGAGGTGGCGAGCGGTTCCATGCTTGCCGCGCGGCTCGCGCTGCGAAACACGGGCTGGGCCCGCCTGTACAAGGCCCGCCCGGTGCAGCTCGTGTGGCGGCAGGTGGGCGGCGCGACGGTGCACCGTGCTCCGGTGGCCGGCGTCGATGCGAGACGGTGGCTGCCGGGCCTCACCGCAGCCCTCGAGTTCGAGGTTCAGGCGCCCTCGGCGCCGGGGACGTACGAGCTGCTGTTGGCGCTGCCCGACGGCGCCCCCCGGCTGGCGGGCGATCCCCGCTACGCGCTGCGCGTCGCCAACGCCGACGACCCGGCCTCGAGCCAGGGCTGGGATGCGGCGCTGGGCGCCTTCCGGCTCGGCACGACCGTCACCGTGCGCTGA